From Dermochelys coriacea isolate rDerCor1 chromosome 23, rDerCor1.pri.v4, whole genome shotgun sequence, one genomic window encodes:
- the LOC119846935 gene encoding zinc finger protein 391-like, which produces MGEKANTCPYCGKGFRRSSHLTRHLGTHSGGEQRPYACSHRGKGPVLAPPPAGERPYACTHCGKAFGRSAHLARHQETHSGERPYKCTYCGKAFGRNAHLTRHHGTHTGERPYQCGICGRAFTRDAHLTRHQLVHTGEKPFQCGVCGKAFTRSAHLARHQGTHTGEKPFECRVCGKAFTRDAHLARHRATHTSERPYKCADCGKGFGATSHLLRHQRTHQE; this is translated from the coding sequence ATGGGTGAGAAGGCCAACACGTGCCCGTACTGCGGCAAGGGCTTCCGGCGCAGCTCCCACCTGACCCGGCACCTGGGCACCCACTCTGGCGGAGAGCAGCGCCCCTATGCCTGCAGCCACCGTGGCAAGGGCCCGGTCCTGGCTCCGCCACCAGCGGGCGAGCGCCCCTACGCCTGCACCCACTGCGGGAAAGCCTTTGGGCGCAGCGCGCACCTGGCCCGGCACCAGGAGACCCACTCTGGCGAACGCCCCTACAAGTGCACCTACTGCGGGAAAGCCTTCGGACGCAACGCCCACCTGACCCGGCACCATGGCACCCATACTGGCGAGCGTCCCTACCAGTGCGGCATCTGTGGCAGGGCCTTCACCCGCGATGCCCACCTGACCCGGCACCAGCTCGTCCACACCGGCGAGAAGCCATTCCAGTGTGGCGTCTGTGGCAAAGCCTTCACCCGCAGCGCCCACCTGGCCCGGCACCAGGGCACCCACACAGGCGAGAAGCCCTTTGAGTGCCGGGTCTGCGGCAAAGCCTTTACCCGCGATGCCCACCTGGCCCGACACCGGGCCACTCACACCAGCGAGCGCCCCTACAAGTGCGCCGACTGCGGAAAGGGCTTCGGAGCCACCTCCCACCTCCTCCGCCACCAGAGGACCCACCAGGAGTAG